The Anaerolineae bacterium genomic interval TAGACGAAGGCGTGTGGTTCGATGGTTCTTCGATTGAGGGCTTTGCCCGCATCCAGGAGAGCGACATGCGGCTGGTGCTGGATCCTTCTACTTACGCTGTTCTCCCCTGGACACCTCCCGAGCTGCGTCGGGCGCGGGTGTTTTGTGATATTTATACCCCGGCAGGTGAGCCCTTTGAAGGTGATCCACGTGGCACGCTCAAAAGCATGTTGGCAAAACTCGAGGCGCGCGGCTGGGTTTATAACGTGGGTCCTGAGCCGGAGTTTTTCCTCTTCCGTCGCAATGGGCCGGATATGATCCATCCGGTGCCCCACGATGTCGGCGGCTATTTTGATTTTTCTGCGAATGATGAAGCTGTGCGGGTGCGCACTGAACTTATGGAAGCATTGGCGAGCATGGGCCTGGATGTTGAGATGGGCCACCATGAGGTTGCCCTGGGGCAGCATGAGATTGACTTCCAATATGCTGACGCGTTGCGCACCGCCGACAATGTCTTGACGCTGAAGTATACGGTTAAGGCAATCGCGGCCCAGCATGGTCTGGTGGCTTCTTTTATGCCAAAACCTATTTTCGGCATTAACGGCTCAGGGATGCACTGCCATCAGTCGCTGTTCACCAAAGATGGCAAGAATTTGTTCTCTGATCCGAGCAACGAATATCACCTCTCGGAGATTGGGCGCGGTT includes:
- a CDS encoding Glutamine synthetase type I, whose protein sequence is MKPEELLKTVKADQVKFISLQFTDVTGAVKSVDIPVNRLPQALDEGVWFDGSSIEGFARIQESDMRLVLDPSTYAVLPWTPPELRRARVFCDIYTPAGEPFEGDPRGTLKSMLAKLEARGWVYNVGPEPEFFLFRRNGPDMIHPVPHDVGGYFDFSANDEAVRVRTELMEALASMGLDVEMGHHEVALGQHEIDFQYADALRTADNVLTLKYTVKAIAAQHGLVASFMPKPIFGINGSGMHCHQSLFTKDGKNLFSDPSNEYHLSEIGRGFIAGQLHHARALSAVVAPTINSYKRLVPGYEAPVYIGWAQINRSALIRIPQFTEGREKSVRAELRCPDPSCNPYLAFAVMLAAALDGIDRKLPCPAPLNNVNVYHLTAEERAQMNIAELPGSLAEALRELEKDEVLKEALGPFTYDAFQRAKWAEVEESRMKVTDWELERYLETA